In one window of Heterodontus francisci isolate sHetFra1 chromosome 24, sHetFra1.hap1, whole genome shotgun sequence DNA:
- the LOC137383660 gene encoding mesothelin-like protein, giving the protein MMKNTALPNCTFSMKLMTVIVIGFFLTILNAQLALGDRKTQRLNQMLLKRRVRRATDCTSGFITGEMTSNSLLLANYPATQLDACLNNSVLVANLTELGLIAFSSDQLLILKRKLGEFYTNGLPEERIKQLGFIITVYDPEELSTLNITNADTLALVLQNSPNIETTKAIVENYLQRSGQLNAVALDAIGGPILCSLSEENLRTILPSELKKAKPLDISTCTQAKKDIIFGIAKVAFQDQAGDLRTYLNLLKPYVGGAQAPDLQSLAAGNINMDFQTFSGLNPVEVEKLTAQNIRDLLGINLNSLKENESHELVQHWVNSHTESEVRSLGIGLQGGISPAGLGNIFFQELPGSASVNSYSFLLSICIAVMSITLQYLL; this is encoded by the exons ATGATGAAGAATACAGCTTTGCCCAATTGCACCTTTTCAATGAAGCTCATGACAGTCATCGTCATTG GTTTCTTTCTGACCATTTTGAATGCTCAGCTG GCTCTTGGTGACAGAAAGACACAAAGACTCAACCAGATGCTGTTGAAAAGAAGAGTAAGACGCGCCACTG ATTGTACTTCGGGCTTCATAACAGGAGAAATGACCAGCAATTCATTGCTGCTTGCAAATTATCCTGCTACACAGTTAGATGCTTGTTTGAACAATAGTGTGCTGGTGGCGAACCTCACTGAACTGGGACTTATAGCCTTTAGCAGCGATCAGCTTCTTATTCTAAAAAGGAAACTGGGAGAG TTTTACACAAATGGACTTCCAGAAGAACGGATTAAACAGTTGGGATTCATTATTACTGTGTACGACCCAGAGGAGCTCAGCACATTGAACATAACAAATGCGGATACCCTTGCACTTGTTCTACAGAATAGCCCAAATATTGAAACG accaAAGCAATTGTTGAGAATTACCTGCAGAGATCTGGGCAACTAAATGCTGTTGCATTGGATGCGATTGGTGGTCCAATATTGTGTAGTCTGAGTGAAGAGAACCTTAGAACCATACTTCCCAGTGAACTAAA GAAAGCCAAGCCACTTGATATTTCCACATGTACTCAGGCAAAGAAAGACATCATTTTTGGGATCGCTAAAGTTGCATTCCAGGATCAAGCCGGTGATCTCAGAACCTATCTTAATCTCCTCAAACCATATGTTG GTGGTGCACAAGCACCTGATTTACAGAGTTTAGCTGCTGGCAACATCAACATGGACTTCCAGACATTCAGTGGACTCAATCCAGTGGAAGTAGAG AAACTCACTGCTCAGAACATACGTGATCTACTTGGAATAAACCTTAATTCTCTGAAAGAAAATGAAAGCCATGAGTTAGTGCAGCATTGGGTTAACTCACACACAGAATCTGAGGTTAGGAGTCTGGGAATTGGACTCCAAGGAGGAATATCACCAGCTGGACTTGGGAACATTTTCTTTCAGGAAT TGCCTGGTTCTGCTTCAGTCAAcagctacagtttcctgctttccatCTGCATCGCTGTGATGAGCATCACATTGCAATACCTTTTATAA